The DNA segment AAGATCATCAACAAGGGATCATTCGGCGGTGTGCACATTTTCACGCCGTCTGGAGATATCCCGGATGACCTTGACCTGAGGCTGTGCGTCCTTCCTCCCAAGAGTCCGCATTCGAAGACCTGCGAACTGGCGGTGAAGAGCGCTGAAGAAAATCTCAGGATGCACGGCAACTCTCCCCGTCTGCACCAGAACCGACTCGTCTTTCTGGCTCCCGATTATGACGCGCTCACCCGGCTTCGGGATCATGTGCGGACCTACCTTGCCTGGAAGTCCATTGTCAGCGACGTAGAACAGTCCAGGCTGGTCCTGGATGTTCTCCAGGTAAAACAGGCCAAGCAGAACATGGAGAACGTCTCCAGCACGGTGAATCGGACCATTGCCGAGTGTTACCAGTGGTTGCTGTGTCCCATTCAGTATCCTGGGAAGAACGGCGGCGTCGGCAAGATCGAGTGGGAATCCATTCGGCTGAATACCGGCGCTACCAGCATCGTCAGTGAGATAGAAAAGAGGCTGACGGACGAGGAGATGCTCCTCAAGGCGTGGTCGCCCATCCACCTGGATCACATGCTCAAGCAATGGTTCTGGAAGGAAGGGGTGAAAGACCTCAACACCCATGACCTCTGGCAGAAGATGTGCGACTACCTCTATCTGCCGCGCCTGCTCGACAGTTCCATCCTCCAAGCGACAATCTCGAATGGCGTCGCCAGCGGAGACTACTTCGGCTATGCGGACGGCAAGGACGGTGACGAGTACCTGGGATTCAAGTTCAAGGAACCCGTTTCGTGCGTCATCGACAAGTCTTCCCTCATTGTCGAGCTGGAAGCAGCCAAGGAGTACAAAGCCAAGAAGGAGCAACCGGCTCCCCAGTCCGGTGGTGGAGATGGCGGAGGAGATGTTCCTCCAGTCACTGGCGGCGGTACTGGTGGTAATGGCGGCGGTGGCGGAGAACCTCCCCTACCGCCAAAGCCTGGTGATCCGCCCGTTCCCCGAACCAAGCCCAAGAAACGCTTCTACGGAACGGTGGACCTGGATTCACATACGGGCCGCATGGCGTATGATGAGATTCAGAAAGAGATCATCAATCTGCTCACAACCCGCCCTGGGGTTACGGTGCGCCTGAAACTGGATATCGAAGCCGACTCCATGGAAGGATTCGACGAGAACATCCAGCGTGCTGTGCGGGAGAACTGTGGGACGCTGAACTTCTCACAGGCGGATTTTGATGAGGAGTAGTTGACGGAATGGGATTCAGCGAATTCGAACAGCGCCGTTATGAAAAACTCATAACAGATTTCTGCCAAGAACAGGGACCGCCGCCTAGTCTCCACGACAAGCTGAAATGGGGATACGAGGTTGATCCTAGAAAGCAGACAGTCGAGTTATTCGAGATTCGCCCCCACTTCATGGAACCATCACAAAAGGTCCATAGCCCGATTGCAAAAGCGAGATATGTCAAAGCCCAGAAGAACTGGAAGGTCTACTGGATGAGGGGTAATGGGAAATGGGTTCTCTACGAACCCTGCCCTTCACTTCGCTCTCTTGAAGAGTTTCTGAAAATGGTCAAAAAAGATGATTATTGCTGCTTTTTTGGGTAAGTCTTTCAAACGCAACCGCAAATGCCTGCACTTTTTTAGTCGCAAGTAAAAGTCGAAAGGAGCGAGCATGAATCGGAGAGAGAAACTGACAAAGAAACTGTTGTTCACTCTTGAAACAGGTCTGATCATTGCTTCGAATGTTTACGACAAATCTCCAAGTGGAAAGTGCGAAAGTCGATTCGTTTCTATAGTCCCGGATCATAGTGACAGGTTGTCTCTGTGGGAAAAACTTAAGTCACAAGGCTTGAACGGAAGGACGTTTGCGATATTCAAGAGCACTGAAGAATATGAGCAGTACTGCAAGGAAAATCAGGCTATAATAGCCAAATCACAATCATAGCCAAGACCTTGCCAGAAAGTTTAAAGAAATGGCGTACAAATCTGGCATAAAATGACAAAGGATGCCAGCAAGCCGAAGGTGGTATTATGCGCGTAGCGCGGTTAGTTATAGAACGATTTCGGTGTATTAAATCATCAGAATTGCATTTCGATGGGCATTCGTTACTGATTGGTACAAACAATGTGGGAAAATCCACAGTCTGTGAAGCTCTTGATTTGGTTCTTGGTCCTGACCGCCTTTCGAAATTCCCCCCGGTTGAGGAGTATGACTTTTACAACTCTGAATATCTTGATCGTGATACTTCAGAACCTATACCCTTGTCCGTTGAAGTTGTTCTGACTGATCTTAACGATGAAGTTGCAGGTGCTTGTTCGAAATATATCGAATTCTGGCACAAGGAAGAAAGACGTTTGCTTGGCGAGGGAGAAATCGATAAGGCCAATCCTCCTCATGTAGAAAAGTGCCTGCGAATTAAGACAATTGCCAGCTATAGCCTTGAAGAGGATGAATTTGAAGCCAACACATATTATTGTCATAGTCCAGATGCTAAAGAAGATGAGCTAGATAAGGTCTGGAAAAATACAAAAAGGTTGTTTGGATTTCTGTATCTAAGGACTTTGCGCACAGGACGGCGAGCACTAAGCTTAGAAAGAGGTTCCCTTTTAGATATAATTCTTAAAATGCAGGGTGTAAGAACAGGGTTGTGGGAAAATACTATAGAAAGACTTAAAAACCTTGACCCTCCAATAGATGTAGAAGAAGAATCCTTATCAACGATACTAGGAAATATCGAAGAAAGGCTTGGGCAATATATCCAAAGTGTATCCGGGGAACGGACAGCAAAATTGTTTGTCTCGCAACTCACGAGAGAGCACTTGCGGCAAACGATTGCTTTCTTCCTTTCGAGTTCTCAAGATCAAACTCCAACACCATATCTGAAATCGGGCTCTGGGACATTAAACGCCCTAGTTCTCGCCTTGCTATCATTTATAGCCGATGTCAAAAAAGATGTAATATTTGCCATGGAAGAACCAGAAATAGCACTTCCTCCGCATACTCAGCGGAGGATTGCTAACTATCTTCTTCAAAGTACGTCTCAATGCTTCGTCACATCGCACTCTCCATACATAATTGAACGATTTTCTCAAAGGCAGCTTTCAATTTTACGCAGAAATATCGATGGTAAACTGTCCATTACTCCTGTCTCTCAAGGGTCAAGCCTTAAAGAAAAGACATATCGACGTCATGCACGCCGTGGTTTATCTGAAGCCATGCTCGGCAATGCCGTAATCATAGCTGAAGGGTTCACTGAGTTTGATGTTCTGAAGGCTCTTTCAATGAAAATGGAAGATGATAATTCTAACCTCATGCCTCTCGACTTATCTGGAATAACAATCATAACAGCAGATGGTGACGGATCAATTCTTGAGTTTGGCAGATTTTTCAATGAACTAAATATCAAGACCTATGCCTTTTATGACAAAATGAATCGAAGCAAAGATGAACTGAAGGAGTTAAATGACACCTTCAATTACCCCTACGAGACTGCTTACAAGGGAACTGAGAAGTTGCTCATAGAGGAAATACCTACGGATAAGCAGTGGAAATTTTTAGAACTCCTCCGTGCTGAAGATACGAAATACTCAAAGCATGTTCCTGAAGATCGTCCCGATGATGAGGACGTATCAAAATTGCTTTTTAAAATTCTGAAAAGAGCAAAAGGTGACGGATTAGCGGGACGGTTAATCGACTTGTGTCCTTTGGATGAATGCCCTGAAAGTGTGATTGAATTCTTAGAAACATTATACAATGACTTCCAAAAGCCTGATCCTATTAAACTCCCCTCATTCGATGATGCTGAGGACGATGAGTAACAATGGAGCTTGGTATCTGCGAAGAACGGCAAGCAATAATAGATGCTAAAGAGCATTTGTTAGTTCTTGGTGGTCCCGGCAGCGGAAAAACTACCGTTGCTTTGCTTAAGGCAGTACACAAACTAAAACTGCTTCCTGATAATCAAGCCGTTCTATTTCTGAGCTTTTCGAGAGCAGCCGTTTCGAGATTAATTACGGCGTCAGAACAGCTCCTTGACAAAACGACCTCAAAGAGAATTAATGTACAGACGATCCATTCCTTTTGCTGGGAAATTTTAAAAACTCATGCCTACTTATTAGGTGCACCCAAAAAAATTACTCTCTTGCCACCCCATGAAGAGAAAGCCCTTTCAAAGGGTGTCAAATGTTCTGATTACGAGTGGAGCCACTGGGAAAAAGAGCGGAAGAGGCTTTTTATTGAAGAAGGAAAGATTGTTTACGATTTGTTTGCAACCAGTTTTTTCAGCTTGTTAGATAACTCAACACTTTTAGCTGAGATGGTAGCAAGTAAATATCCGTTGATAATTCTCGACGAAGCGCAAGATACGGGCTCTGATGCATGGAATTGCATTCGTTTACTGTCTAAAAGGAGCCAAG comes from the Oceanidesulfovibrio indonesiensis genome and includes:
- a CDS encoding DUF3024 domain-containing protein translates to MGFSEFEQRRYEKLITDFCQEQGPPPSLHDKLKWGYEVDPRKQTVELFEIRPHFMEPSQKVHSPIAKARYVKAQKNWKVYWMRGNGKWVLYEPCPSLRSLEEFLKMVKKDDYCCFFG
- a CDS encoding ATP-dependent nuclease; translated protein: MRVARLVIERFRCIKSSELHFDGHSLLIGTNNVGKSTVCEALDLVLGPDRLSKFPPVEEYDFYNSEYLDRDTSEPIPLSVEVVLTDLNDEVAGACSKYIEFWHKEERRLLGEGEIDKANPPHVEKCLRIKTIASYSLEEDEFEANTYYCHSPDAKEDELDKVWKNTKRLFGFLYLRTLRTGRRALSLERGSLLDIILKMQGVRTGLWENTIERLKNLDPPIDVEEESLSTILGNIEERLGQYIQSVSGERTAKLFVSQLTREHLRQTIAFFLSSSQDQTPTPYLKSGSGTLNALVLALLSFIADVKKDVIFAMEEPEIALPPHTQRRIANYLLQSTSQCFVTSHSPYIIERFSQRQLSILRRNIDGKLSITPVSQGSSLKEKTYRRHARRGLSEAMLGNAVIIAEGFTEFDVLKALSMKMEDDNSNLMPLDLSGITIITADGDGSILEFGRFFNELNIKTYAFYDKMNRSKDELKELNDTFNYPYETAYKGTEKLLIEEIPTDKQWKFLELLRAEDTKYSKHVPEDRPDDEDVSKLLFKILKRAKGDGLAGRLIDLCPLDECPESVIEFLETLYNDFQKPDPIKLPSFDDAEDDE